CAGGATGCCGATGACCGAGTTCGTGTTGCCGACGTCGATGGCGAGCAGCATTGGCGTCGCCCTCCCCTCAGGCGAAGAACACGTCGGCCGCATGCACGCGGCGGAGCCCGGCCGGACCCGACAGCACGAGCGCGCCGCCCGCGTCGAGATCCGAGAACACGCCCTCGAC
Above is a window of Candidatus Effluviviaceae Genus V sp. DNA encoding:
- a CDS encoding biotin--[acetyl-CoA-carboxylase] ligase: VEGVFSDLDAGGALVLSGPAGLRRVHAADVFFA